In Cupriavidus taiwanensis, the following are encoded in one genomic region:
- a CDS encoding efflux RND transporter permease subunit, giving the protein MDHSRFNLSRWALEHQPLTRYLLVVLLLGGLLAFFQLGQDEDPPFTFRVMVVQAFWPGATAEQIAVQVTDKIERQLQEVPYADKIRSFSKPGETTVIFQLKDTSPARETAQVWYTVRKKIGDIQQTLPAGVRGPFFNDEFGDVYGTIYALSADGFNYKELREYADLVRQELLRVPSVAKVSLIGLQDEKVYVEFNQARFAQLGLDINAIADQISQQNNLTGSGVLVTPTDNLQVRLSGQFASVEDLENLVLRGPNGIANIRLGDIAHVYRGYVDPTQQRMRFNGKDVIGLGISMQKGGDIIELGQNLRAAFERLRGQLPVGIEMDQVQDQPEAVQRSVGEFVRVLIEAVVIVLAVSFVSLGLHTRPLRLDVRPGLVVALTIPLVLAVTFLFMNIFGIGLHKISLGALIVALGLLVDDAIIAVEMMVRKLEEGFSKMEAATFAYTSTAMPMLTGTLITAAGFLPVGLARSTVGEYTFAIFAVTALALVLSWLAAVYFTPYLGYLLLKTRAPGAGEAHEVFDTPFYARFRRLVDWCVTWRKLVIAITLVAFGLGIYAFKFVEKQFFPDSSRPELMVELWMPEGTSFAQMEAEAKRFEQRVGTDRDVASLTTFVGTGAPRFYLPLDQIFPQSNVAQVIVMPASTEVRDALRRRVIQLLDTEFPYLRGRVKLLPNGPPVAYPVQFRVIGPDAAGVRRLADQVKAEMRANPNTVGVNDNWNENVKMLRLEIDQDKARALGVTTQAIARVTQTVLSGVPVGQYRDGDKLIEILMRTPRNERDAISDLNNMLVPTNTGRVVPLTQVARVALRSEPGVVWRENRDFGVTVQADVVDGIQGPTVTAQINPKLDPLRAQLPPGYRITVAGAEEESGKAGASIAAQLPLCIFIIFTLLMLQLHSFSRAAMVFLTGPLGLIGAAATLLLLRAPMGFVAQLGITALLGMIIRNSVILVDQIEQDIRAGVPQWTAIVEAAVRRFRPIILTAAAAVLAMIPLSRSMFWGPMAVAIMGGLIIATVLTLLFLPALYAAWFRVKRPEDGPGAVAV; this is encoded by the coding sequence ATGGACCATTCCCGCTTCAACCTGTCGCGCTGGGCGCTCGAGCACCAGCCGCTGACCCGCTACCTGCTGGTGGTGCTGCTGCTCGGCGGCCTGCTGGCGTTCTTCCAGCTGGGCCAGGACGAGGACCCGCCGTTCACCTTCCGCGTGATGGTGGTGCAGGCGTTCTGGCCCGGCGCCACCGCCGAGCAGATCGCGGTCCAGGTTACCGACAAGATCGAGCGCCAGCTGCAGGAAGTGCCCTATGCGGACAAGATCCGCAGCTTCTCCAAGCCCGGCGAGACCACGGTGATCTTCCAGCTCAAGGACACTTCGCCCGCCAGGGAAACGGCGCAGGTCTGGTATACCGTGCGCAAGAAGATCGGCGATATCCAGCAGACCTTGCCGGCCGGCGTGCGCGGGCCGTTCTTCAACGACGAGTTCGGCGACGTCTACGGCACCATCTACGCGCTTTCCGCCGACGGCTTCAACTACAAGGAGCTGCGCGAATACGCCGACCTGGTGCGGCAGGAATTGCTGCGCGTGCCGTCGGTGGCCAAGGTGTCGCTGATCGGGCTGCAGGACGAAAAGGTCTACGTCGAATTCAACCAGGCGCGCTTTGCCCAGCTGGGGCTGGATATCAACGCCATCGCCGACCAGATCTCGCAGCAGAACAACCTGACCGGCAGCGGCGTGCTGGTGACCCCCACCGACAACCTGCAGGTGCGCCTGTCGGGCCAGTTCGCCAGCGTGGAAGACCTGGAGAACCTGGTGCTGCGCGGGCCCAACGGCATCGCCAATATCCGCCTGGGCGACATCGCCCACGTCTACCGCGGCTATGTCGACCCGACCCAGCAGCGCATGCGCTTCAACGGCAAGGACGTGATCGGGCTGGGCATTTCGATGCAGAAGGGCGGCGACATCATCGAGCTGGGCCAGAACCTGCGCGCCGCCTTCGAGCGGCTGCGCGGCCAGCTGCCGGTGGGCATCGAGATGGACCAGGTGCAGGACCAGCCCGAGGCGGTGCAGCGCTCGGTCGGCGAGTTCGTGCGGGTGCTGATCGAGGCGGTGGTGATCGTGCTGGCGGTGAGCTTCGTCTCGCTCGGGCTGCATACGCGGCCGCTGCGGCTCGATGTGCGCCCGGGGCTGGTGGTGGCGCTGACGATCCCGCTGGTGCTGGCGGTGACGTTCCTGTTCATGAACATCTTCGGCATCGGCCTGCACAAGATCTCGCTGGGCGCGCTGATCGTCGCGCTGGGGCTGCTGGTCGACGACGCCATCATCGCGGTCGAGATGATGGTGCGCAAGCTGGAAGAGGGCTTCTCCAAGATGGAGGCCGCCACCTTCGCCTATACCTCGACGGCGATGCCGATGCTGACCGGCACGCTGATCACCGCTGCCGGTTTCCTGCCGGTGGGACTGGCGCGCTCGACCGTGGGCGAGTACACCTTCGCCATCTTCGCGGTGACGGCGCTGGCGCTGGTGCTGTCGTGGCTGGCCGCGGTCTATTTCACGCCCTACCTGGGCTACCTGCTGCTCAAGACCCGCGCCCCCGGTGCGGGCGAGGCCCACGAGGTCTTCGACACCCCGTTCTACGCGCGCTTTCGCCGGCTGGTGGACTGGTGCGTCACCTGGCGCAAGCTGGTGATCGCGATCACGCTGGTGGCGTTCGGGCTGGGCATCTACGCCTTCAAGTTCGTCGAGAAACAGTTCTTCCCGGATTCGAGCCGCCCGGAGCTGATGGTGGAGCTGTGGATGCCGGAGGGCACCAGCTTTGCGCAGATGGAGGCCGAGGCCAAGCGCTTCGAGCAACGGGTCGGCACGGACCGCGACGTCGCCAGCCTGACCACCTTCGTCGGCACCGGCGCGCCGCGCTTCTACCTGCCGCTGGACCAGATTTTCCCGCAGAGCAACGTGGCGCAGGTGATCGTGATGCCGGCCAGCACCGAAGTGCGCGACGCACTGCGCCGCCGCGTGATCCAACTGCTCGATACCGAGTTCCCGTACCTGCGCGGCCGCGTCAAGCTGCTGCCCAACGGGCCGCCGGTGGCCTATCCGGTGCAGTTCCGCGTGATCGGGCCGGACGCCGCGGGCGTGCGCCGGCTGGCCGACCAGGTCAAGGCCGAGATGCGCGCCAACCCCAACACCGTCGGCGTCAACGACAACTGGAACGAGAACGTCAAGATGCTGCGCCTGGAGATCGACCAGGACAAGGCGCGCGCGCTCGGCGTGACCACGCAGGCCATCGCCCGCGTCACGCAGACGGTGCTGAGCGGCGTGCCGGTGGGGCAGTACCGCGACGGCGACAAGCTGATCGAGATCCTGATGCGCACCCCGCGCAACGAGCGCGACGCGATCTCGGACCTGAACAACATGCTGGTGCCGACCAATACCGGGCGCGTGGTGCCGCTGACGCAGGTGGCGCGCGTGGCGCTGCGCTCCGAGCCCGGCGTGGTCTGGCGCGAGAACCGCGACTTCGGCGTGACCGTGCAGGCCGACGTGGTCGACGGCATCCAGGGCCCGACCGTCACCGCGCAGATCAACCCGAAGCTGGACCCGCTGCGCGCGCAGTTGCCGCCGGGCTACCGCATCACCGTGGCGGGCGCCGAAGAAGAAAGCGGCAAGGCCGGCGCCTCGATCGCGGCGCAGCTGCCGCTGTGCATCTTCATCATCTTCACGCTGCTGATGCTGCAGCTGCACAGCTTCTCGCGCGCGGCCATGGTGTTCCTGACCGGCCCGCTCGGGCTGATCGGGGCCGCGGCCACGCTGTTGCTGCTGCGTGCGCCGATGGGCTTCGTGGCGCAGCTGGGCATCACCGCGCTGCTGGGCATGATCATCCGCAACTCGGTGATCCTGGTCGACCAGATCGAGCAGGACATCCGCGCGGGCGTGCCGCAATGGACCGCCATCGTCGAAGCCGCGGTGCGCCGCTTCCGCCCGATCATCCTGACCGCGGCGGCGGCGGTGCTGGCGATGATCCCGCTGTCGCGCTCGATGTTCTGGGGGCCGATGGCGGTGGCCATCATGGGCGGGCTGATCATCGCCACGGTGCTGACGCTGCTGTTCCTGCCGGCGCTGTACGCGGCGTGGTTCCGCGTCAAACGGCCCGAAGACGGCCCGGGCGCCGTGGCCGTGTGA
- a CDS encoding VanZ family protein, giving the protein MIAVPTPSPTPLRWRLLFWACAAAVLVLSLMPPTQPLPTTGWDKANHALGFAVLGLLGARAYAARGWPLWLGLVAYGGLIELLQGQTGYREADWLDLLADTIGVAAAMALDWLVRRLSAPRLRA; this is encoded by the coding sequence ATGATTGCCGTTCCGACCCCGAGCCCCACCCCGCTGCGCTGGCGCCTGCTGTTCTGGGCGTGCGCCGCCGCCGTGCTGGTGCTGTCGCTGATGCCGCCGACCCAGCCGCTGCCGACCACGGGCTGGGACAAGGCCAACCACGCGCTCGGGTTTGCGGTGCTGGGCCTGCTGGGCGCGCGCGCCTACGCCGCGCGCGGCTGGCCGCTATGGCTGGGCCTGGTCGCGTATGGCGGACTGATCGAGCTGCTGCAAGGGCAGACCGGCTATCGCGAGGCCGACTGGCTCGACCTGCTCGCCGACACCATCGGCGTGGCCGCGGCCATGGCGCTGGACTGGCTGGTGCGCCGGCTCAGCGCTCCTCGGCTTCGAGCGTGA
- a CDS encoding 23S rRNA (adenine(2030)-N(6))-methyltransferase RlmJ produces MLSYRHAFHAGNHADVLKHAVVVQLLEHLTQKDKAFWYIDTHAGAGLYALDHAYAQKKAEFETGIAPLWRAAASGTPLPAMLDEYLDQVRALNPDGNLRHYPGSPWLAWQMLREHDRLRLFELHSTEIQVLRDNFRGAGRRVMLYDGDGFGGIKAILPPPPRRALVLVDPSYEDKQDYARTVQTVRDGLERFATGVYAVWYPQVQRREAVQLPVQLKGLPLKSWLHVTLTVKHPVEGGLGLHGSGMFIVNPPWRLQESLRQAMPVLAELLGQDDGAGFTLEAEER; encoded by the coding sequence ATGCTCAGCTATCGTCACGCCTTCCATGCCGGCAACCACGCCGATGTCCTCAAGCACGCCGTCGTGGTGCAACTGCTCGAGCACCTGACGCAGAAGGACAAGGCGTTCTGGTACATCGACACCCATGCCGGCGCCGGCCTCTATGCGCTGGACCATGCCTACGCGCAGAAAAAGGCCGAGTTCGAGACCGGCATCGCGCCGCTGTGGCGCGCCGCCGCAAGCGGCACCCCGCTGCCGGCGATGCTGGACGAATACCTGGACCAGGTGCGCGCGCTCAACCCGGACGGCAACCTGCGCCACTACCCCGGCTCGCCCTGGCTGGCCTGGCAGATGCTGCGCGAGCACGACCGCCTGCGGCTGTTCGAGCTGCACAGCACCGAGATCCAGGTGCTGCGCGACAACTTCCGCGGCGCCGGGCGCCGCGTGATGCTGTACGACGGCGACGGCTTCGGCGGCATCAAGGCCATCCTGCCCCCGCCGCCGCGGCGCGCGCTGGTGCTGGTCGATCCCTCGTATGAAGACAAGCAGGACTACGCGCGCACCGTGCAGACCGTGCGCGACGGGCTGGAGCGTTTTGCCACCGGCGTCTACGCGGTCTGGTACCCGCAGGTGCAGCGGCGCGAAGCGGTGCAGTTGCCGGTGCAGCTGAAGGGCTTGCCGCTCAAGAGCTGGCTGCACGTGACCCTGACGGTCAAGCACCCGGTCGAGGGCGGGCTGGGCCTGCATGGCAGCGGCATGTTCATCGTCAACCCGCCGTGGCGGCTGCAGGAGTCGCTGCGCCAGGCCATGCCGGTGCTGGCCGAGCTGCTCGGGCAGGACGACGGCGCCGGCTTCACGCTCGAAGCCGAGGAGCGCTGA
- the mnmC gene encoding bifunctional tRNA (5-methylaminomethyl-2-thiouridine)(34)-methyltransferase MnmD/FAD-dependent 5-carboxymethylaminomethyl-2-thiouridine(34) oxidoreductase MnmC gives MPRALEPAEPILSAQGIPYSPRYDDVYHSTEGGLAQAAHVFLGGNGLPGAWAGQRQFVIVETGFGQGLNFLATWQAWRDDPQRCGTLHFVSIEKHPFTREGLAQLHAGLDGLQPLAQALQAQWPLALPGLHRLAFEQGRVVLTLALGDAEAMLPRLAAGADAFYLDGFAPARNAGMWSAPVFRGLARLARPGATLATYTAAGFVRRGLKEVGFEVSKVPGFGGKRDMTVAQFRPQWKSRRHAPPLPAQWPERHAIVVGAGLAGCAVAERLAARGWRITLFDGHEGPARQTSAHRAAAMHAHVSADDSLLSRLSRAGNQYALRAWAALAEAGHAVGWHGCGVLQIGEDEAEGEAQRAALAAMGLPQDFVRWMSSAEAAAAHHAGVPRGGLWFPQGGWVAPPDICAAQLARAGAAVTARFGCRVEAIARVDDQWRALAHDGAVLASAPVLVLANAHEAQQLLPQQHWILRRVRGQLTTLASAQVDALGGWPDCVVTGAGYLLPRAADGSGRVGSSYDEDSGPLVAQPAVHAANLARLAGLLPGQAGAVAAIDPADVSGYVGVRTVTHNRLPLIGPVPDEAAAAAQAASLRGAHLRDLPRLPGLYAALAYASRGLTWAALGAELVASQIEGEPLPLESDLADAVDPARLLLRALRHGQAA, from the coding sequence ATGCCGCGCGCACTCGAGCCCGCCGAGCCCATCCTGTCTGCCCAGGGCATCCCGTATTCGCCCCGCTACGACGACGTCTACCACAGCACCGAAGGCGGCCTGGCGCAGGCCGCCCATGTCTTCCTGGGCGGCAATGGCCTGCCGGGCGCGTGGGCCGGGCAGCGGCAGTTCGTCATTGTCGAGACCGGCTTCGGCCAGGGGCTGAATTTCCTGGCGACCTGGCAGGCGTGGCGCGACGATCCGCAGCGCTGCGGCACGCTGCATTTCGTCTCGATCGAAAAACATCCTTTTACGCGTGAAGGGCTGGCGCAACTGCATGCCGGCCTGGACGGGCTGCAGCCGCTGGCGCAGGCGTTGCAGGCGCAATGGCCGCTGGCGCTGCCGGGGCTGCACCGGCTTGCGTTCGAGCAGGGGCGCGTGGTGCTGACACTGGCGTTGGGCGATGCCGAAGCCATGCTGCCGCGGCTGGCTGCCGGCGCCGATGCCTTCTACCTGGACGGCTTCGCGCCGGCGCGCAATGCCGGCATGTGGTCGGCGCCGGTGTTCCGCGGCCTGGCTCGGCTGGCGCGCCCCGGTGCCACGCTGGCGACGTATACCGCCGCGGGCTTCGTGCGGCGCGGACTGAAGGAAGTCGGCTTCGAGGTCAGCAAGGTGCCCGGCTTTGGCGGCAAGCGCGACATGACGGTCGCGCAGTTTCGCCCGCAATGGAAATCGCGCCGCCACGCGCCGCCGCTGCCGGCGCAATGGCCCGAGCGCCATGCCATCGTGGTCGGTGCCGGACTGGCGGGCTGCGCCGTGGCCGAGCGGCTGGCCGCGCGCGGCTGGCGCATCACCCTGTTCGACGGTCACGAGGGGCCGGCGCGTCAGACCTCGGCGCATCGCGCCGCCGCCATGCATGCGCACGTGTCGGCCGACGACAGCCTGCTGTCGCGGCTGTCGCGTGCCGGCAACCAGTACGCGCTGCGCGCCTGGGCGGCGCTGGCCGAGGCCGGGCATGCGGTCGGCTGGCATGGCTGCGGCGTGCTGCAGATCGGCGAGGACGAGGCCGAAGGCGAGGCGCAGCGCGCCGCGCTGGCGGCGATGGGCCTGCCGCAGGATTTCGTGCGCTGGATGAGCTCCGCCGAGGCGGCCGCGGCACACCACGCCGGCGTGCCGCGCGGCGGCCTGTGGTTCCCGCAGGGCGGCTGGGTCGCGCCGCCGGACATCTGTGCGGCGCAGCTGGCGCGTGCCGGCGCTGCGGTGACGGCGCGCTTCGGCTGCCGGGTTGAGGCGATCGCGCGCGTCGACGACCAATGGCGGGCGCTCGCGCACGACGGCGCCGTACTGGCTTCGGCACCCGTGCTGGTGCTGGCCAATGCGCACGAGGCCCAGCAACTGCTGCCGCAGCAGCACTGGATCCTGCGGCGCGTGCGCGGCCAGCTGACCACGCTGGCATCGGCGCAGGTCGACGCACTCGGCGGCTGGCCCGATTGCGTCGTGACCGGTGCCGGCTACCTGCTGCCGCGTGCCGCAGACGGCAGCGGCCGCGTCGGCTCCAGCTATGACGAAGACAGCGGCCCGCTGGTGGCGCAGCCGGCGGTCCACGCCGCCAACCTGGCCCGGCTGGCCGGACTGCTGCCGGGACAGGCCGGCGCCGTCGCCGCGATCGATCCGGCGGACGTGTCGGGCTATGTCGGCGTGCGCACCGTCACGCACAACCGGCTGCCGCTGATCGGGCCAGTGCCCGACGAGGCCGCCGCGGCGGCGCAGGCGGCGTCGCTTCGCGGCGCGCACTTGCGCGACCTGCCGCGCCTGCCCGGACTCTATGCGGCGCTGGCTTACGCTTCGCGCGGCCTCACCTGGGCAGCGCTGGGCGCGGAACTGGTGGCCAGCCAGATCGAGGGCGAGCCGCTGCCGCTGGAGTCTGACCTGGCCGATGCGGTGGATCCGGCACGCCTGCTGCTGCGCGCGCTGCGCCATGGGCAGGCTGCGTAG
- the tig gene encoding trigger factor, with protein sequence MSNVIENLGKLDRKVTLAIPKAEVEKEKQERLVRLSKTVKMSGFRPGKVPMKMVEKQYGQQVEFEVRFDKAARKFFDITKEQDVKVAGQPKFEIKNEGVGEDEVAFDATFEVYPEVTIGDLSAAEVTRTTTEITDAEVDKTIDILRKQRVHYHARGEAGEHGDGGADVTAQNGDRVTLDFVGKIDGEEFAGGKAEDFPFVLGEGRMLPEFEQAALGLKVGESKTFPLAFPADYHGKEVAGKTAEFTVTLKKIEWAHLPEVNEAFAKSLGIADGSVEKMRADIRENLEREVKRRTHSMLKDQVMEALLKASELDVPKALIEQDQERLVEMARRDLEQRGMPNAKDMPIPAEMFAQQAERRVKLGLILAEIVKANGLEAKADQIKAEIEDFAKSYEDPKEVMRWYYGDQQRLAEMEAYVLENNVVNFVCDKAKVTDKKVSFEELTAEGNPQQA encoded by the coding sequence ATGTCGAACGTGATTGAGAACCTCGGCAAGCTGGACCGCAAGGTGACCCTGGCCATCCCCAAGGCCGAAGTGGAGAAGGAAAAGCAGGAGCGCCTGGTTCGCCTGTCGAAGACCGTGAAGATGTCGGGCTTCCGTCCGGGCAAGGTGCCGATGAAGATGGTCGAGAAGCAGTACGGCCAGCAGGTCGAGTTCGAAGTGCGCTTCGACAAGGCCGCGCGCAAGTTCTTCGACATCACCAAGGAGCAGGACGTCAAGGTTGCCGGCCAGCCCAAGTTCGAGATCAAGAACGAAGGCGTGGGCGAGGATGAAGTGGCGTTCGACGCCACCTTCGAGGTGTACCCGGAAGTGACCATCGGCGACCTGTCGGCCGCTGAAGTCACCCGCACCACCACCGAGATCACCGACGCCGAAGTCGACAAGACCATCGACATCCTGCGCAAGCAGCGCGTGCACTACCACGCCCGCGGCGAAGCCGGCGAGCATGGCGACGGCGGTGCCGACGTCACCGCCCAGAACGGCGACCGCGTCACGCTGGACTTCGTCGGCAAGATCGACGGTGAAGAATTCGCCGGCGGCAAGGCCGAGGACTTCCCGTTCGTGCTGGGCGAAGGCCGCATGCTGCCCGAGTTCGAGCAGGCCGCGCTGGGCCTGAAGGTCGGCGAAAGCAAGACCTTCCCGCTGGCCTTCCCGGCGGACTACCACGGCAAGGAAGTCGCCGGCAAGACCGCCGAGTTCACCGTGACCCTGAAGAAGATCGAGTGGGCGCACCTGCCGGAAGTGAATGAAGCCTTCGCCAAGTCGCTGGGCATCGCCGACGGCAGCGTCGAGAAGATGCGCGCCGACATCCGCGAGAACCTCGAGCGCGAAGTGAAGCGCCGCACCCATTCCATGCTGAAGGACCAGGTCATGGAAGCGCTGCTGAAGGCGAGCGAGCTGGACGTGCCCAAGGCCCTGATCGAGCAGGACCAGGAGCGCCTGGTCGAAATGGCCCGCCGCGACCTGGAACAGCGTGGCATGCCCAACGCCAAGGACATGCCGATCCCGGCCGAGATGTTCGCGCAGCAGGCCGAGCGCCGCGTCAAGCTGGGCCTGATCCTGGCCGAGATCGTCAAGGCCAACGGCCTGGAAGCCAAGGCCGACCAGATCAAGGCCGAGATCGAGGACTTCGCCAAGAGCTACGAAGACCCGAAGGAAGTCATGCGCTGGTACTACGGCGACCAGCAGCGCCTGGCCGAAATGGAAGCCTACGTGCTCGAAAACAACGTGGTAAATTTCGTGTGCGACAAGGCCAAGGTCACCGACAAGAAGGTGTCCTTCGAGGAACTCACCGCCGAAGGCAACCCGCAGCAAGCCTGA
- the clpP gene encoding ATP-dependent Clp endopeptidase proteolytic subunit ClpP: MTRNDLLDRLATTQASALDTQGLGLVPMVVEQSGRGERAYDIYSRLLKERVVFMVGEVNDQTANLVVAQLLFLESENPDKDVSLYINSPGGSVSAGLAIYDTMQFIKPDVSTLCMGMAASMGAFLLAAGAKGKRSALPNSRIMIHQPLGGARGQASDIEIQAREILYLRERLNTILSEVTGQPVEKIARDTDRDNFMSGDQAVDYGLIDKVLARRG; encoded by the coding sequence ATGACCCGCAATGATTTGCTTGACCGTCTCGCCACCACGCAGGCTTCGGCACTGGACACCCAGGGCCTGGGGCTGGTGCCGATGGTCGTCGAGCAGTCCGGCCGGGGCGAGCGCGCCTATGACATCTACTCGCGCCTGCTGAAGGAGCGCGTGGTGTTCATGGTGGGCGAGGTCAACGACCAGACCGCCAACCTGGTGGTGGCACAGCTGCTGTTCCTGGAAAGCGAGAACCCCGACAAGGACGTGTCCCTGTACATCAATTCGCCGGGCGGTTCGGTGTCGGCGGGGCTGGCCATCTACGACACCATGCAGTTCATCAAGCCGGACGTGTCGACGCTGTGCATGGGCATGGCGGCCAGCATGGGCGCCTTCCTGCTGGCGGCGGGCGCCAAGGGCAAGCGTTCGGCGCTGCCCAACTCGCGCATCATGATCCACCAGCCGCTGGGCGGCGCGCGCGGCCAGGCCTCGGACATCGAGATCCAGGCGCGCGAGATCCTGTACCTGCGCGAGCGGCTTAACACCATCCTGTCGGAAGTGACGGGCCAGCCGGTCGAGAAGATTGCCCGCGACACCGATCGCGACAACTTCATGAGCGGCGACCAGGCGGTCGACTACGGCCTGATCGACAAAGTACTCGCCCGCCGCGGCTGA